Proteins from a single region of Kluyveromyces lactis strain NRRL Y-1140 chromosome C complete sequence:
- the HRI1 gene encoding Hri1p (similar to uniprot|Q05905 Saccharomyces cerevisiae YLR301W Hypothetical ORF), whose amino-acid sequence MVSLTKRVLFEVIPNPPDETTLTLSSTTNKGHYISVRPFVNAEGKEFPFEWAFGGTSDHIELKKINERANSLNFNFKFDTNVKLNVPETHRGVIKTVFKTWDSGLVEETGSVFPWGTEGTEVKFRELWQPVDPTRLEFVELNNEKDVDQAANSIALSVDNEEYEGLVIVVGRWIQGILFKKGVNTLDGINLFRSQIDEKNSIVSLVKFGADADKFPQEVLLNEGSITTSKGLEWSVIESNL is encoded by the coding sequence ATGGTTTCATTGACAAAGAGAGTATTATTTGAAGTTATTCCGAATCCACCTGATGAGACGACTTTGACTTTATCCTCTACCACCAACAAAGGTCACTACATATCCGTTAGACCTTTCGTCAATGCTGAAGGTAAGGAATTCCCATTTGAATGGGCTTTTGGTGGTACATCTGATCacattgaattgaaaaaaatcaatGAGAGAGCCAACTCCTTaaacttcaattttaaGTTCGATACAAATGTGAAGTTGAATGTTCCAGAAACTCATCGTGGTGTTATCAAAACCGTCTTCAAGACTTGGGATTCCGGTTTGGTTGAAGAAACTGGTTCTGTTTTCCCATGGGGAACCGAAGGTACGGAAGTCAAGTTCAGAGAACTTTGGCAACCGGTGGATCCAACAAGACTTGAATTTGTCGAGTTAAACAATGAAAAGGACGTAGATCAAGCTGCTAATTCTATTGCATTAAGTGTAGATAATGAGGAATATGAAGGTTTAGTCATCGTTGTTGGAAGATGGATCCAAGGTATCCTATTTAAGAAAGGTGTTAACACTCTAGATGGGATCAATTTGTTTAGATCTCAAATTGATGAGAAAAACTCCATTGTATCTCTCGTTAAGTTCGGTGCGGATGCTGACAAGTTCCCACAAGAGGTCTTATTGAATGAAGGCTCTATCACTACCTCAAAGGGCTTGGAATGGTCTGTAATTGAATCAAACTTATGA
- a CDS encoding uncharacterized protein (conserved hypothetical protein): MEPVFSSRISIKWGEQEPHEDTNTWVLTAGNGKFVDARIDLKTNIPQWLITGEEQEIPTKDGYEFSLKFVHELDSVHGNDPERSADFGHFKSLTYSSRLEEGEMYNVSEERVMTYKEIWQTIDPIRSSTDHLVPVESDIYDGSSVTSIVWELSDDAKNNARGRLISIGKVSQGIVEYNGLFQCIRTWNNSVVYQYGSHVEEIFGQFMKGLSTHNSQFPWQRTYP, encoded by the coding sequence ATGGAACCTGTATTCTCGAGTAGAATCTCAATTAAATGGGGTGAACAAGAGCCCCACGAGGATACCAATACATGGGTCCTTACTGCTGGTAATGGGAAGTTCGTAGATGCAAGAATTGACTTAAAAACCAATATACCACAGTGGTTAATAACTGgagaagaacaagaaattccTACAAAAGACGGCTACgagttttctttgaaatttgtTCATGAACTGGATTCTGTACATGGAAATGATCCCGAGCGTAGTGCTGATTTTGGTCATTTCAAATCCCTGACATATAGTAGTAGACTCGAGGAAGGGGAGATGTATAATGTTTCTGAGGAGAGAGTCATGACGTATAAAGAAATTTGGCAAACCATTGACCCAATAAGATCTTCAACAGATCATCTAGTACCCGTAGAGTCTGATATATATGATGGATCTAGTGTCACGTCTATTGTCTGGGAGCTGTCGGACGACGCCAAGAATAATGCACGCGGGAGATTGATCAGTATAGGAAAAGTTAGTCAAGGAATTGTGGAATATAACGGATTGTTTCAGTGCATTAGAACGTGGAATAACTCAGTGGTATACCAATACGGTTCTCATGTGGAAGAAATTTTTGGGCAGTTTATGAAGGGATTGAGCACTCACAATTCCCAATTTCCATGGCAAAGAACATATCCTTAG
- a CDS encoding uncharacterized protein (no similarity), with product MDLPELINCSDDDDEGEFVDYCYNTLDSYASTLSIHTLNDYNESGFQNYQDENSAMSNNRNDFTVSDSCKKGYQSYNKIFGKNKIGSNLSSVISLLNFQASKISDQRQCITTKWNLGFNPTIQKFQFLVTELFDIDSSGFEFITISVKLPRNDPKKWHHYISHSSYQHIMASFHFRNLSTLQRLNNNIVSHEKECILTQVWLLDGTEKEVSTAVHRLDSLVLA from the coding sequence ATGGATTTACCCGAGCTAATCAATTgttctgatgatgatgatgaaggtGAATTCGTTGATTATTGCTACAATACTTTAGATTCATATGCTTCTACCCTTTCAATACATACGCTTAATGACTATAATGAGTCTGGGTTCCAGAATtatcaagatgaaaatagTGCTATGAGTAACAACAGGAATGATTTTACAGTTAGTGACAGTTGCAAGAAAGGTTATCAAAGCTATAACAAAATATTTGGTAAGAATAAAATAGGGTCTAACTTATCAAGTGTCATTTCCCTTTTAAATTTCCAAGCCAGTAAGATATCAGACCAGAGACAGTGTATAACAACTAAATGGAACCTTGGTTTTAATCCAAccattcaaaaatttcaatttctaGTCACAGAACTATTTGACATTGACTCAAGTGGATTCGAATTTATCACTATTTCTGTGAAATTGCCAAGAAATGATCCCAAGAAATGGCATCACTACATTTCACATTCATCGTACCAACACATAATGGCAAGCTTTCATTTCCGCAATTTATCCACTTTGCAACGCttaaataataatattgtATCGCATGAGAAAGAGTGTATTTTAACACAGGTATGGCTATTAGACGGAACAGAGAAGGAAGTATCAACAGCCGTACATAGGTTAGATTCCTTAGTGTTGGCGTAA
- the ERV15 gene encoding Erv15p (highly similar to uniprot|P53173 Saccharomyces cerevisiae YGL054C ERV14 Protein localized to COPII-coated vesicles involved in vesicle formation and incorporation of specific secretory cargo required for the delivery of bud-site selection protein Axl2p to cell surface related to Drosophila cornichon), translated as MGVWLFIFAVIANCVNLFAQVHFTILYADLEADYINPIELCSKVNKLILPEAALHGFISLLFLLNGYWFVFLLNLGILAYNGNKFYKKQQLLDATEIFRTLGKHKRESFIKLAFYLFLFFFYLYRMIMSLIAASE; from the coding sequence ATGGGTGTTTGGTTATTCATATTTGCTGTTATAGCTAACTGTGTGAACTTGTTTGCTCAAGTTCACTTCACAATCTTATACGCTGATTTGGAAGCTGATTATATCAATCCAATCGAGTTGTGTTCTAAGGTAAACAAATTAATTCTTCCTGAAGCGGCTCTTCATGgatttatttcattattattcCTATTGAATGGATACTGGTTTGTATTCTTATTGAACTTAGGAATTCTAGCATACAACGGTAATAAGTTCTACAAGAAGCAGCAATTATTAGATGCCACTGAAATTTTCAGGACTCTAGGTAAGCACAAGAGGGAATCGTTCATCAAGTTGGCATTCTACTTGTTCCtatttttcttctatttgTACAGAATGATCATGTCTTTGATTGCTGCCTCCGAGTAA
- the AME1 gene encoding Ame1p (some similarities with uniprot|P38313 Saccharomyces cerevisiae YBR211C AME1 associated with microtubules and essential regulator of microtubule stability), which produces MDALKQRHLKLLYRQRGSASRTIDYDVVIEPELREDGDLVTDSQLTEQDDQSFPDIQVPSPDRVDDFDLNQGDGLMDKATANEDDIDHVIGDEVAAVNAPVETSDLVIDTTQFDSMTLSQLSTPLTSMATIDVLRRLLETVILVTIEERTSQFNRAGSARLRLKLKLEIKILTWFLHQSKEDLITISELNLSNNDLLYRLKQISLLKNSLSRSLLDVRSAISSYEGPNNALSEEQVALQNFKRINELILSQRIDTIINNNLPPDTSTFDTESKKGLLPTLKTLNESLQNTIG; this is translated from the coding sequence ATGGATGCTTTGAAGCAACGACATTTGAAGTTGCTGTACAGGCAGCGTGGTAGTGCTTCAAGAACTATTGATTACGATGTGGTAATTGAACCAGAGTTGAGAGAAGATGGCGATTTGGTTACAGATAGTCAATTGACGGAACAGGACGACCAGAGTTTTCCTGACATACAAGTACCGTCTCCGGATCGTGTTGACGATTTCGATCTAAATCAAGGAGATGGTTTGATGGACAAGGCAACGGCAAACGAAGATGATAtagatcacgtgattggTGATGAGGTTGCTGCCGTAAACGCACCGGTGGAAACATCTGATCTTGTTATAGATACGACTCAGTTTGATTCAATGACTCTATCACAACTATCCACGCCACTTACGTCGATGGCTACCATCGATGTTCTGCGAAGATTGCTTGAAACTGTGATACTAGTAACAATAGAAGAACGAACTTCGCAATTTAACAGAGCTGGCTCTGCTAGATTAAGATTAAAACTAAAGCTGGAAATCAAGATATTGACATGGTTCCTACATCAATCCAAGGAAGACCTTATTACCATCTCAGAATTAAATTTGTCCAATAACGATCTTTTGTACAGATTAAAACAGATTTCCCTCTTAAAAAATTCCTTATCACGATCACTATTGGACGTGCGAAGCGCAATCAGCTCATATGAGGGGCCGAACAATGCATTATCTGAGGAACAAGTAGCATTGCAGAACTTCAAACGGATCAATGAACTGATTCTATCTCAAAGGATCGAtaccatcatcaacaataaTTTACCTCCCGATACTTCCACCTTTGATACCGAATCGAAAAAGGGCCTCCTACCCACGTTAAAGACATTGAATGAGTCTTTACAAAATACCATTGGTTGA